Proteins from a genomic interval of Oncorhynchus nerka isolate Pitt River linkage group LG13, Oner_Uvic_2.0, whole genome shotgun sequence:
- the slc25a29 gene encoding mitochondrial basic amino acids transporter isoform X2 — MFGLYKGIGSPMMGLTFINAIVFGVQGNAMRYLGHDTPMNQFLAGAAAGTIQCVICCPMELAKTRMQMQGTGEKKSKRKLYKNSLDCLARIYKREGLSGVNRGMVTTLIRETPGFGVYFLAYDVLTRSIGCEPDDPYMIPKLLFAGGMSGIASWLSTYPVDVIKSRLQADGVGGVYQYTSIADCVRQSVRREGLRVFTRGLTSTLLRAFPVNAATFATVTLVLLYARGVEEGPKDCELGLPNTAHHTQLPQQTQASSL, encoded by the exons ATGTTTGGGCTGTACAAAGGCATTGGCTCCCCCATGATGGGCCTAACCTTCATCAATGCCATAGTGTTTGGAGTGCAGGGAAACGCTATGCGTTACCTGGGCCACGACACCCCTATGAACCAGTTCCTGGCCGGGGCCGCAgccggaaccatccagtgtgtcaTCTGCTGCCCCATGGAGCTGGCCAAGACACGCATGCAGATGCAAG GCACTGGGGAGAAGAAGTCTAAGAGGAAGCTCTACAAGAACTCCCTGGACTGTCTGGCCCGTATCTACAAGCGGGAGGGGCTGTCGGGGGTGAACCGTGGCATGGTTACCACGCTGATCCGAGAAACCCCCGGTTTTGGGGTCTACTTCCTGGCCTATGATGTCCTGACTCGCTCCATTGGCTGTGAACCTGACGACCCCTACATGATCCCCAAACTGCTATTCGCCGGTGGGATGTCCGGGATTGCCTCTTGGCTCTCCACCTATCCAGTGGATGTGATTAAGTCCCGCCTCCAGGCGGATGGGGTGGGTGGGGTCTACCAGTACACCAGCATCGCTGACTGCGTGCGGCAGAGCGTGAGGAGGGAGGGGCTCAGGGTGTTCACGCGAGGTCTTACCTCCACCCTGCTCAGGGCGTTTCCCGTCAATGCTGCCACCTTCGCCACCGTCACGCTGGTGCTGCTGTACGCACGGGGAGTGGAAGAGGGGCCCAAAGACTGTGAGCTGGGGCTCCCCAACACAGCTCACCACACACAGCTACCGCAGCAGACCCAGGCTTCCAGCTTGTGA